The DNA window TTTCCATGAGCATCGCCGGAAGCAGCCGCCCATGCAGTGGCTCAGAACACCTTTTCGCCCACGCGCTTGACATGATAAAGCCCAACCACACCATGCACGGCGAAAGATGCGGTGTAGGAACAATAATGATGGCTTATCTGCATAGGACAAACTGGAAAAGAATAAGAGACACTTTGAAGAAGCTAGGTGCACCAACAAATACAAACGAGCTGGGTATAGAAAAAGAGGATGCTGTGAAAGCATTAGAAATTGCTGCAACAATAAGACCGGAAAGATACACAATTCTGAATAAACTCAATTTAAATCATGCAACATGTGAAAAAATCGCAGAAACAACTGAAGTGATAGAGAGCAGTGTGACCAAGAATAGGATGCGATAAGCTTCGATTACCAATGTAAATCCATTAAGCCCTTATAAACAGAAGGAGCAAAATGTCGAAAATGCTAAATATTGAATGTAGGACATAATCAGATTCCTAAAGTTTGAATCAGAAAATAAGTCGGAGGCATTTGCGCGTAATATGAAAATATCGGTTATAATACCGACTTTAAATGAAGAAGAAGCAATTGTAAAAGTTTTAAGAGAAATTCCTAGAGAAGACGTTTATGAGGTTATAGTTGTCGACAGTTCAACCGACGGCACGCCCAAAATAGCAGAAAGCCTCGGAGCCAAAGTTGTGTTTGAACCGCGAAAAGGTTATGGAAGAGCTTTATTGAGTGGCGTGGAAAAAGCTAGGGGAGACATTGTTGTTTACATGGATGGCGATTTCACATATGATCCAAAAGATATTCCGCGACTAGTGAAGCCTATTGTAGATGGCGATTGTGATGTGGTTATGGGAAATCGGTTGAGCAAAAAAATGCACTTAGGAGCTATGGATTTAGTTAACAGAATTGGAAATATGTTGCTCTCGTTAATTTTCAGTTTGGTATATTTGAGGAAAGTTGATGATACACAGTGCGGTTTAAGGGCAATGCGTAAAAAGGTGTTAGAAGGAATCTCTTACAAGGATTATGGGATGCCTTATGTAACTGAACAGTTGATTAAACTGGTTAAAAAAGGTGCAAGAATAGGCAATGTAGTGGTGACGTATCGACCGAGAATAGGTACAACAAAGCTTTGTGCGGGGACCGACGGTTTTAAGATTCTGAAGGTAATTTTGAGGGAACTTTTTGAAAAGCATCGTTAGCCTTACGCGAGTAGAAGGCTTTAATGGAAGGAGAATAAAAGAAGCAACGTATCACGCTCTTGATATGCTAAATCTCAAACCATCTAGAAACCTTAAGCATGTTATGATTAAGCCAAATCTTTGTTATTATTGGGATTACTCTACTGGGGAAACAACAGATCCGCGACTTGTTTCTTCTATTATTGACTACATTCGCGAAAAATGGAATCCAGAGACAGAAATCGTAATTGTTGAATCCGACGCTTCAGCAATGAGAACGAAGCATGCCTTTAAAATGTTGGGTTATGAAGCGCTTGCGGAGGAGAAATCTGTTGAATTAATGAATCTGAGTGAAGATGAAACATGCGAGAAAGAAGTTACCGTTGGAAAGCGTAAGTTCACTCTTCCTTTGCCTAAAAGCCTTCTTGAATGTAATTTTTTCATTAATGTTCCAAAACTGAAGGTTGGCCCGTATGCTGGTGGTCAGTGTCTTCACATAACATGTGCTTTGAAGAACCTTTTTGGTTGTATTTCTAAGCCTAGAAAAGTTGATTATCACCCTCAGCTTTCTGAAGTCATTGTTGGAATAAACAAACTGGTTAAGCCAAATTTGACCGTTGCCGATGGAATTGTTGCTTTGGGCAAGCATCCAGTTAAGCTTGGAGTAGTAATTGCAGGTGAGGATAATTTGGCAGTTGATTTCGTTGCAGCTAAAGTGATGGGGTACAATCCTTGGAGAATTAAACATTTACGTTTGGCTGCCGAAGAGAAAGTTGGAGACATTAAGGATGTTGAGATTGTTGGTGAAGGCATAGAAAACATTTGCAAAGTTTTTCCTAAAAGAAGCCGTCTTGGTTTTAAGATAAAATGGGGTACGCAGCTTTCATTATTACGTCTTTACATTAAAATTTCTGGAGATATTGTGCCATCTGTTCTGGAGAAAATGTAAGGGTTGCGTATGATTAAAGTTGGAATTGTCGGTTTAGGAAAAATGGGTATGTTACATTTCAAAAACTGCCGTTTCATAAATGATATCAAAGTTGTCGCAGCATGTGATGTTTCTAAAAGTAGATTGCAAAAAGCTAGAGAAATGGGCATTAAGAATGTTTATAGCGATTATAAGGGCATGCTCAAATCTGCTGATGTAGACGCACTAATAATAGCCTTGCCAAATTTTATGCATCTTGAAAGCATTTGTGCGGCGGCTGAGGCCGGCAAAGATATTTTTGTGGAAAAACCACTTGCTCCATCAGTTGGCGAATGCGAAGAGATAGCTAAAGTTGTGGAAAAACATTGTGTTAAGCTTATGGTTGGTCATAATTATCGATTTTTTGATTCTGTGGAGAAAGTGAAAAATGAATTTGAGAGAGGCGTAGTGGGAGATGTTGAGTTAGCAACCCTTGAGTTGGCGCTTAATGGACCTTTTGCTCCTGCTATTGAACCTACACCTGTGCCCGAGTGGTATTTTACTAAAGAGGGTATAGGTATGGGATGCTTGGATTCAGGTTACCATTTGATAGATCTTTTTCAATGGTTTTTTGGTGAGGCTGAGATTCTTTATGCGCATTTGGGTTACAGATATCACCTTCCGTATGAAGATAGCGCTATTATCGTTCTTCGTTCTAGAAATGAGTCAGCAAAGGGTGTTTTGAATGTTGGGTGGTTTTCTAAGGCAATTTTTCCGAAGTTTGATTTTCGCATGATTCTTCACGGGACTGCGGGTTTTATGTCTACAGACCAGTA is part of the Candidatus Bathyarchaeota archaeon A05DMB-5 genome and encodes:
- a CDS encoding glycosyltransferase family 2 protein, whose product is MKISVIIPTLNEEEAIVKVLREIPREDVYEVIVVDSSTDGTPKIAESLGAKVVFEPRKGYGRALLSGVEKARGDIVVYMDGDFTYDPKDIPRLVKPIVDGDCDVVMGNRLSKKMHLGAMDLVNRIGNMLLSLIFSLVYLRKVDDTQCGLRAMRKKVLEGISYKDYGMPYVTEQLIKLVKKGARIGNVVVTYRPRIGTTKLCAGTDGFKILKVILRELFEKHR
- a CDS encoding DUF362 domain-containing protein, whose protein sequence is MKSIVSLTRVEGFNGRRIKEATYHALDMLNLKPSRNLKHVMIKPNLCYYWDYSTGETTDPRLVSSIIDYIREKWNPETEIVIVESDASAMRTKHAFKMLGYEALAEEKSVELMNLSEDETCEKEVTVGKRKFTLPLPKSLLECNFFINVPKLKVGPYAGGQCLHITCALKNLFGCISKPRKVDYHPQLSEVIVGINKLVKPNLTVADGIVALGKHPVKLGVVIAGEDNLAVDFVAAKVMGYNPWRIKHLRLAAEEKVGDIKDVEIVGEGIENICKVFPKRSRLGFKIKWGTQLSLLRLYIKISGDIVPSVLEKM
- a CDS encoding Gfo/Idh/MocA family oxidoreductase, yielding MIKVGIVGLGKMGMLHFKNCRFINDIKVVAACDVSKSRLQKAREMGIKNVYSDYKGMLKSADVDALIIALPNFMHLESICAAAEAGKDIFVEKPLAPSVGECEEIAKVVEKHCVKLMVGHNYRFFDSVEKVKNEFERGVVGDVELATLELALNGPFAPAIEPTPVPEWYFTKEGIGMGCLDSGYHLIDLFQWFFGEAEILYAHLGYRYHLPYEDSAIIVLRSRNESAKGVLNVGWFSKAIFPKFDFRMILHGTAGFMSTDQYAPKNLYVHAAKEGMKNILRRLFGRTIRPLTYTYYYASYAKELRHFFNCIKTDSEPLVTVDEARKNVEVIERIYQEYGKVIPYETAEKLHKIYTH